The DNA window ACGTGTCCCGTCTGTGTGTCCAGTGGCAGGGGGAGGCGCAGGCGTTCTGTCCCGACGCCAAACGGGTCCTGGTCGGCTGCAAGCTGGACGCCCGGACGGACGCCAGCGTCCTGAGGGAGCTGGCCAATCACAGGCTGGCCCCCGTCAGCCACGAGCAGGTGAGGGTGTCGCCGACCAATCACAACCTCTCCAGGCAGTGATGTCATTAATAAGACCCTGATGTCCTGCTAAcgtgttagctgttagcagAAAACATGCTAACGTGAACTGCGACCATTTCCTCCAGACGGGTGTTCtcagctgctgattggtcgCTTCTCGCTCCaaaatgatgtaaacacagGAAGAAACGAGGTCGTAGGTCGTCAGAAGAGGTTGTGACTGAACGGAAACGCTGCTGTTTGAGCGGCGAGGCGTTAAAAGGAGCTTCctgttaatatttaatgagCCCCGCCTCCACTGAaaccaggaacaggaagagaggAACGGTTTTGGCTCCGTAGTGCCCGAGAGGATTTAACTGTGTATAAATGAGATGTTGTAACCATGGCGAGGGTTTGTGTTTCCAGGGCTCCGCCTTGGCGAGGCGGATCGGCGCCGCGGTGTACGCCGAGTGCACCTCCAGGTACTCGGAGAACAGCGTGCGGGACGTTTTCCACGTCACCACCCTGTCGGCGGTGTCCCGCCTCCCCCCCCGGGCCCCACCCCCGCACTCCGGCTCACGCCACGCCCGTAAACGGGTCTCTCAGCCGCCGCCACGGACTGACACACACGAGTGCCCCCCCACCAGCAGGAAGGAGCGCGCCAAAAGCTGCTCGCTCATgtagggggcggagcctcagcAGACACGTGAGCCCCATTCGTCAATATGAAGATGGAAGCGTGAACATTGGTGTTTGTCCATGGCGTCTTCCGACCAGCAGAGGTCACTGTAGTTTCCTTTGATGGTCACTGGTCAGCCAATGACGCGCCAGGAAGGAAACCAGGATGGAGCGGTCGCTAAGAACGTCACACGAAGCAGCAGTTGATGTTCAAAACGTCTCCCGTCCTGTTAGCATTAACGGTCACTTACGTCCACAAGGGGGCGCCGAATGGCCCAACGAGACCAATGTGGAACCTTCTGACTCTTGCCTGCCCCCTAGTGGACGAGTGGATGCTGCTGAGAGGAgcaccttttattttttacaccagTGACGGTTAATGAACGTTAGCATGAACGTTAAATATTCcgttgttttcctgtttgtttattAGTGAAGCACAACATGAGGTGAAGTTTAACCACGAGTGCTTTTACTGGTGAGCCGTGGACGGTTACCACGGCGATTCACAAGGACGACTGCGAtgagatgaaataaaagtgaTCAGCTGATTGTTGGaacgtttgtttttttattattgtggaACTAAAACCTCCTGAGGGCGTGTCCCGCATCGCGGCGCCGGAGGAGCCCGATTGGATCCTGTACACGATTGATCGATCGACTGATTTGATAACGGTTCTCCTGCTCCTCTGGTTCTCCCAGCGGGACCCCAACCTCCATCTCGTTTGCCCCCCAGGGGACGGTACACAAACCCTTCTGGTGTTCACATCACCCGCTGGATGGGGTGATGTGAACATCTATAGGAAGTTTCTGTTCCCATGGCAACAACTTTCCTCATTCCTCAGAGGGCGGGGTTGGGTTCTGAAACATGCtgacctgtttttatttgacaggTCGTTCGTGCTCATGATCGTTGTTGTTcctcctgtttccatggtaacaaaaGGGGGCCAGCGTTACGACGGGGGGTCAAACCCACAGGGCGTCACCCCGTCTGTCAGGAGAGATCAGCTGACGGGGGCCTCACAGGAAACACGTTGACTCAGCATCTTAGCTTCACCGCTGCTTTGTGATAtctgctgttgtcatggcgATGGCATTGGATGCAGCATCCACGACAGAacactatccatccatcatgacACGAccttcatgatgtcatcacacaccTGGTGACCAGAACCAGTTTACTGCTGGTCCATCTGCTGCAGGGGCTTCATGAAACAGATTATTACAGATTATAACAGCTGGTTGAACTTTATTTAATCCCTCCTGTCAGGATTAATAAACTGTACAAAAATGGCGGCCAGCTCAGcagcgctctgattggttcttggCTCAGGCGATGTACTTGTTGTAGTTCTGGAGGGTGTAGGTCCCCACGGAGTCCAGCAGCCAACCACGAGAGACCACCGTCGTGTTCCTGGACACACCTGTGGGCAGGAGAACACCTGTCACATTAGCCCCGCCCAGCAGAACTCCTGTCACATTATCCCCACCCAGCAGAACACCTGTCACATTGGCCCCGCCCTCACCTTGAGTCAAATGATGAATTTCAATCaggaatgtttttaaatgttggaaaaaaacttaataataattgtaatttgtGAGAGGcttcctgttagcattagcattagcagctaaATGTGTATTTCTTTCTTCCAACATTTCAAAACCACCAAAAACCTTTATTCAAAACTTCCTGTCAGAAACCCACGAGGGGCTGGAACCCGACGCCCACCAcagcacacaggtgtgtgtgtgtgtgtgtgtgtgtgtgtgtgtgtgtgtgtgtgactcactgtATTTGGATCCCGGCTGGACGATGATCAGCTGACGAGACACCTGAAACAGATGTGAACGCCGTCAGGTTCTAACGTTCAACcagtctgacaggaagtggagcccCGGACAGTAAGTGGAGCCCCGGACAGGAAGTTGGCGTACCTGCTGGCGGTCCAGGTGAAGCGGGTCTTTGATGACGGCGGCCCCACACAGCTCCACCATCCACTCCATCTGATCTGCAGGGACAGGAGACGAGGGTTAGCGTCGGATGCTAATGGACAGTAACGAAGCTCCGTGTGACGCGACCCCTTCAACCGGAGGGACGGATCAATACTTAGGCTCCACCCCAGTCAATACAAGCTCGTCAGCCGACGCCCGTTCACAGGAAGACCAGCCCTCGActtgttagcatgctagctagCAGCTTCATTGATCAGAAGGAGCACTCAGAGCCTCAGGAGGATCGCTGCTGGATTGgttctgagccccccccccccgagaccTTTAGCCACGGTGTGTCGGAGGGCGGAGCTAAAAGTCTGGAAGGCGGAGCTGAAAGTCAGGAGGCCATTGTTTAAAACGATTCCTCCAGGAAggcaaaaaaaaggcagaaacaTCACAGTCCAGTGAGAACAGCCGGTTCCAGACTGATTAGCGCCCCACTAACGCACCGCTATTGCCCCACTAACGCCCCGCTAAAGCCCCGCCTCAGACGGGCTGCTAATCAGAGTCCTGCAGGACGACGACATCACAGGAAGACGAGGGGGCAGACGAGCCAACAAACACGTCTGTTCTGACAAAACCTCATTAAACCAGAACATCAGAAGGTTCAACATCCTGCAGGAGCCCCTCaaacggagtgtgtgtgtgtgggggggggggtacctgtGGTCATGTCGCTGAACTTCCCCTGGAAGCAGATCTGGAAGCCTTTCATGAGGAGCTGCAGAGAAGAAACAAGTCAGGAGGTTCATCGCCACCGCACGCctgcagctaacgctagctaacgctaaaaGCGGTCATGTGACTCACGTTGTCGTCCCCGGTGTTCCGTGCTCTCATTGGTCCCTGGTGGTTGAATCCATTCACCACGTCACCTCGCACCTCAAACGCGCTCTGTTGGATGAGTGGCGTCAGTGTGTTCGTGTCACCGCGGCacgaaagtgtgtgtgtgtgtgtgtgtgtgtgtgtgaacaggctGAAGCTGATGGACCATCAATAATAGACGAGCCTCAAGGAGGatcatcatcacctccatcCAACCAGCAGCAAACGTACCTCCTGTAAGAGCAGCTTCTGCCTCAGGCTCTCCAGgatccctgcacacacacacacacacacacacacacacacacacacacacacacacacacagtcaatcaactcactagaacacacacacagcacaggtGAGGTAACCTGGACTCACATTGGAAGCTCACCACCCACTTCCTGCCTGCGATGCCCAGGAAGTACTTCAGGGTCCGCTCACACACCAGCTGTTCATctggaatcacacacacacacacacacacacacacacacacacacacacacacacacacacatgaataatgGATGTCTCCTATACATCTGGACCGGGTTCCCGTTAACCGTTTGTTGCCTGACGTAAACAGAACACAAAGGTCAACGACCTGAGGTGACCTCGAGGACCTCGCCACACGTCTACACCTGCttcaacacacacctgagcagccccgcccccacatcATGTGTTTATTGACACATgatgtgggggcggggcttcatgGTGAGTCGTCATTAGGGCAGATGAGGGGGGGTCCAGGTGAGCAGACATCTACTGATCCTATCCAGCAtggcccccctccctcctttcaCCGTGACCAGCGGTTGCTTAAAATGGTTACCGTGGAAACAGCTGGGGTTTATTGGATGGAAACGGCTTGAGAGAGAACGGAGGTCTGGAGGAAATTAAAAGTAATCCTTCACAGGAAGTAATCAACTggcaggatgggggggtggagagacACGGGGGGGCTGGTGTCCTCACCTGTGTGCATGACAAC is part of the Antennarius striatus isolate MH-2024 chromosome 21, ASM4005453v1, whole genome shotgun sequence genome and encodes:
- the LOC137588707 gene encoding rho-related GTP-binding protein RhoN-like, which translates into the protein MDAQGPIRCKVVVVGDARSGKTALLHVFAKDSYPETYVPTVFDHYTASFQIDQQRIELNMWDTSGAAYYDTVRPLAYPDADAVLICFDISRPETLDSVLKWQGEAQAFCPDAKRVLVGCKLDARTDASVLRELANHRLAPVSHEQGSALARRIGAAVYAECTSRYSENSVRDVFHVTTLSAVSRLPPRAPPPHSGSRHARKRVSQPPPRTDTHECPPTSRKERAKSCSLM